In Amaranthus tricolor cultivar Red isolate AtriRed21 chromosome 3, ASM2621246v1, whole genome shotgun sequence, a single window of DNA contains:
- the LOC130807957 gene encoding WEB family protein At5g55860-like — protein sequence MVHSAERPNSTSSPKIGVGEIDTRAPFQSVKDAVNLFGEVAFSSGEKHAIRKTKPHSAERVLAKETELHLAQKELNKLKEQLRNAENTKAEALIELEKAKSTVENLTNKLKILNESKEASIKVTEAAKQHAKQLEDANSGKHAVNNGFDEKEFGDAKEQYTTVISELDAAKQELAKVRQAYDSSLEAKVTATKQAVEADYAAKANKERASKLETEISSLKETIEQVRQASVVAQQDQANIYSEKDVDRQSYKTKLEESAKKLENMKKVFDPDVAKDIEAKLAEVISEIEALRKEVENVKASDVDSVRTVTLELDSAKKSLQKVLEEGSYLQCLVDSLKNELENLRKEHAELKEKDAETESIAGNMHVKLRKCKSELEAFMEEEAKASGASDEMIATLNQLTAEAENSRREAEEMKIKAEELRKEAAATRILLEEAEQKLNLALQEAEEAKAAEARALDQIQALSEQTDAARSSTSDSGAKITISRDEFRSLSRKAEESEKLADMKVEAAMAQVEAVKASENEALKRLEAARKEIDDIKAATEDALKKAQMADAAKKAVESELRRWREREQKKAAEAASRILAETQAVQAQVHSPMQTHTHLVSTKSGPVDYKFQVQYESDKANGSKLDKPKTSVSKKVLLPNLSGIFHKKKSQAEDGSPSYLPGEN from the exons ATGGTGCACTCTGCAGAACGGCCGAATAGTACAAGTTCTCCTAAGATTGGAGTAGGAGAGATAGACACCAGGGCTCCATTTCAGTCTGTGAAGGATGCTGTCAACTTGTTCGGTGAGGTTGCCTTTTCTTCTGGAGAAAAACATGCTATTAGGAAGACCAAACCACATTCTGCCGAG AGAGTTCTGGCTAAGGAGACTGAACTTCACCTGGCACAAAAGGAGCTGAACAAGTTAAAAGAGCAACTTAGAAATGCTGAAAATACCAAAGCTGAAGCACTTATAGAACTTGAGAAAGCAAAGAGTACTGTAGAAAATCTAACTAACAAGCTCAAAATCTTAAATGAATCCAAAGAAGCTTCTATTAAAGTGACAGAAGCTGCAAAACAACATGCAAAGCAGCTCGAAGATGCAAATAGCGGCAAACATGCTGTGAACAATGGTTTTGATGAAAAAGAATTTGGAGATGCAAAAGAACAGTACACAACTGTAATCTCAGAACTTGATGCTGCCAAGCAAGAGCTGGCAAAAGTTCGTCAGGCTTACGATTCATCTTTGGAAGCAAAAGTTACTGCCACCAAGCAAGCAGTAGAAGCCGATTATGCTGCCAAAGCGAACAAAGAACGGGCTTCCAAACTTGAAACGGAAATTTCTTCTCTGAAGGAAACAATTGAGCAAGTGAGACAGGCTTCAGTTGTTGCACAACAGGACCAGGCAAATATATATTCCGAAAAGGATGTTGATAGACAATCTTACAAAACTAAATTGGAGGAGTCTGCAAAGAAGCTGGAAAATATGAAGAAAGTGTTTGATCCTGATGTTGCCAAAGACATTGAGGCTAAACTGGCAGAAGTAATTAGTGAAATTGAGGCTTTGAGAAAGGAAGTGGAGAATGTTAAGGCATCAGATGTTGACTCTGTGAGAACTGTCACTTTGGAGTTGGACAGTGCAAAGAAATCACTTCAAAAAGTGTTGGAAGAGGGAAGCTATCTCCAGTGCTTGGTGGATTCTTTGAAGAACGAACTAGAGAATTTGAGGAAGGAACATGCAGAATTGAAAGAGAAAGACGCGGAAACCGAATCTATAGCTGGAAATATGCATGTTAAGCTCCGGAAATGTAAGTCTGAGCTTGAGGCTTTCATGGAAGAAGAAGCTAAAGCTAGTGGAGCGTCAGATGAAATGATTGCAACATTGAATCAACTAACAGCTGAAGCAGAAAATTCTAGACGTGAAGCcgaagaaatgaaaatcaagGCTGAAGAGCTTAGAAAGGAAGCTGCTGCCACTCGAATATTACTAGAAGAAGCTGAGCAGAAGTTAAATTTAGCACTTCAAGAAGCTGAGGAAGCAAAAGCTGCTGAGGCAAGGGCACTAGATCAGATTCAGGCCTTGTCTGAACAAACAGATGCTGCACGGTCCTCTACCTCAGATTCGGGTGCAAAAATCACAATCTCACGGGATGAGTTCCGGTCTTTAAGTAGGAAAGCAGAAGAATCCGAGAAACTTGCGGATATGAAGGTAGAAGCTGCGATGGCACAAGTGGAAGCGGTGAAGGCAAGTGAAAATGAGGCACTTAAGAGGTTGGAGGCTGCTAGGAAGGAGATAGATGATATTAAGGCTGCCACAGAAGATGCCTTGAAAAAGGCACAAATGGCTGATGCTGCCAAAAAGGCTGTCGAGAGTGAGCTTCGAAGATGGAGGGAACGAGAGCAAAAGAAAGCAGCTGAGGCTGCCTCCCGCATTTTGGCAGAGACACAAGCGGTACAAGCTCAGGTTCACTCACCTATGCAGACACACACACATTTGGTGTCAACTAAGTCAGGACCAGTTGATTACAAGTTTCAAGTACAATATGAATCTGATAAGGCCAACGGAAGTAAGTTGGATAAGCCGAAAACTTCAGTTTCAAAGAAAGTGCTATTGCCTAATCTTAGTGGCATATTTCACAAGAAGAAAAGTCAAGCAGAAGATGGATCACCTTCTTATCTTCCTGGTGAGAACTGA